AATTCAAGGACTTTGGCGCCAACTCCGAGGAGTCGGTCGATTATCCTGATTACGCGTATCCTGCCGCCCGGGCGGTCGCCAAAGGGGAATTTGACCGGGGGATCTTTGTCTGCGGGTCAGGTGTTGGGGTGACGATCGTTGCCAATAAGGTCAAGGGGATCAGGGCGGTCAACGCGAACGATGTTTATACCGCCAAACAGAGTCGGGAGCATGGGGACTGCAATGTCCTTTGCCTCGCCGGGAAACGTCTGCCGGCCTCTGAAGCAATGGCTATTGTCGATGCCTGGCTGGAGACCAGGTTTTCGGGCGACGAAAGGCATCTGCGCCGCATCAGGAAGATCGACCAATGAAAGCGCTGATCATGGCGGCCGGTTACGGGACCCGGATGGAGCCGCTGACCCTGGCGGTCCCCAAGCCGATGACCCCGATCGTCAACCTGCCGACGATGCAGCATAATATCGAGCTCCTCAAACGCTGGGGTTTTGAGGATCTGACCGCCAATATCCATTACCATCCGGAACAGATCGAGAATTATTTTGGAGACGGATATAATTTTGGGGTTAACCTGAACTACTCATACGAAGAAGAGCTTCTGGGAACAGCCGGCGGGGTAAAAAGAATGGGGGAGGAGATCGCCAGGATCAATGAGGAATTTTTAGTCCTCTCGTCCGACGCGCTCACCGACGTCAATCTCCAGAGATTGGTCGAATTCCATAAAAGCAAAGGGGCGCTGGCGACCATTGCTTTGGCCAGGGTTGACAATGTCAGTGAATTCGGGGTCGTTCTGCATGACGAAGAAGGGCACATTACCGGCTTCCAGGAGAAGCCGAGCCAGGAAGAGGCCAAAAACGATCTGGTCAACACCGGTATTTATGTTTTTGAACCGGAGGTCCTCAAAATGATCCCGGCCGGTTTTTTTGATTTTGGCAAACAGCTCTTTCCCGAGCTGATCAGCAAAAAAGCGCCGGTTTACGGTTACAACATGGTCGAGTACTGGAGCGATGTCGGAGGGTTGGATAAATATATCCAGTCAAACTATGATGCGATGAAGGGATTGGTCCAGATCAGGATCCCCGGGAATAAAAAGGCCAGTTCGACCTGGGTAGGGGAGCGGGAGAGGATCGACCCGAGCGCCAGGTTCGAAGGATCGGTAATTATTGGCGACCGCTGTTCCATTGGCAAGGATGTCTATATCAAGGACGCTGTTATTGGCGACAAGTGCGTGATCCGTGACGGTGCCGTGGTGACCGGGTCTGTTCTCTGGTCCGATGTTATTGTTTCCTCCGGTTCAGCGGTCTCGGATTCGGTGATCGGGAATTTTTCTTATGTTGGCGAGAACGTCAAGGTTCCGTCCGGCTCAGTGATCGCCAACCGCTCTGTAATCCGCTCCGGCTCCACGCTTCAGGGGTCCCTCCACCTTAAACCGAACTCAATAATATAATCATTATAAGGACGCAAGTTTTACCCCCCTGATCCCGATAAAGAGGGTGAAGGGGTGATCGATTTGTTAAAAAAATTCGCGGTCTTTTTCCTGTTAATTGGCCTCGCTTTTCCAGCCCATGCTCTTGATCTTGGCGCTCGCGCTATGGGGATGGGTGGAGCTTTTACCGGACTGGCTGACGACGTTAGCGCTATTGTGGCCAACCCGGCCGGATTGACCGCTATTAACAGGGAATCAAGCCTGATCGCGAGCCGGGTTTCGACCGACCGGCAATCGAGCTTTATCGGCGGGGTCGAAACCACCCCGATCGGCAATTTTGGTATTGCCTATGTCTCTTCGACTGACCAGGCGTCGATCGGGAGCCTTGATTTTAGCGAATTTACCTCGGAAAATGTCGTTTCCTACAGCTCACAAACCGTTTATCTTTCATACGCTAACGAATTGAACAAAGTTATCCGCGCCCCTTCCAGCTTAGGGGTACTCTCTTACGGTGTTAACCTTAAGCTCTCCAGCCGGAAGTTTAATACATCGCAAGGGCTTGCCCAGGATGCCGGTTCCAACGTCGATGTTGACCTGGCGACGATGTTTAAGCCTAATGATAATCTGGCCCTGGGGATGTCGGTCCAAAATATGATGAGCAGTGAGAAGGCTAACCAGGGGGGTGGCTTGTCGGCAATCGATGGTAAGGCTGGCGTGCTGATGGGAATCTCCGGAAAACTCCTTGGCGGCGGCCTGGTTTGGAGCGCCGATACCGAGCAGCTTGGTTGTGAGTGGCGGCCGTCCGATGGCCTGGCCCTCCGCCTTGGCCGGGATAAAGAGAGCGTCACCTCCGGTTTGGGGGTCAACTACCGTGGGTTTAGCGTAGATTATGCTTGCGTCCGGAAAGAGGGGCTGGTCCACTATGTTTCAGTGGCGATTGCTCCCTTCAATAGTGATGCCGGGACCAAACAGGCAAATTTGCCGGTTGAGTAATGCAAGTTTTTTGCCGTTTAGTTCGATAGGATGGCTAGGAGGATAGTGTATGGCATTTAGTGAAATTAGTTTTAATTCAACTGTTTCCGATCCAAGAGGACAGTATGTAGGAAAAAAACCAGGTTCTCGCGAAGATGTTAGAGAGAACGCCAACGAACTTGGTGGCAGTACTACCGGAGCTATGGGGGCCGGGGCGAAGGTGTTAGAGGGAAAACCAGCTGTGCCTCACGTTGTCACAGATTTAAGCGGAGCAGCTCATCTGCCGGGAGAAGTGGTTAATCAGCCTGCGGTGTCGCCGCGATCATCGCCGGGAAATATTGATGTTGTAGGAGCATAAAATATGTCTGGAGTAGAAGGAACAACGACAAGAACAGTTGGTAGCGGTCAGGTCCCTGGTTTACGACCTGTTGAGCCGGCTCCTATACCAACGTATCAAATGCAGGGGGACGAAGCGCTAATCCGTTCATTACTGGCGGTAGGGACCGGCAAAAATCCATCAGACACGTCTCGAATGCGGTTTGGCATTTTTACCAGAAAACAAAACTTTGCTGATGTTTGGCGGTCTGTTTTTGGCAATAACCGGCCGATCGACCGGGCGGGTTTTGAGAAGATCATGAAGTTTTATGGGGTTGACGAAGTGACTGATGAAATGTGGAGCTACTTTTCAGGCGGGAAGCAGACGCTGACCTTGAGAGAATTTGCCGCTAATCTTTCGCAGGTCCAAAGGATCTGCGCGATGCGGGGATATCATTTAGGTGAGCTCTGCGAATCAGATAAGATCTACGTCCTGCCGACGGATGGATTTGCCAGGCAGTTGAAAGCAAAAGGCTGTAATTGGCCCGATAGCCTTACAAATAATCCAGGAGTAAGGCAGGCCTGGGAGAGGGCGAAATCATACACCGGGGCGCGCAGCAATAGCGAGGCAAACGATGAAACCTGGCGCTGGTTTGCCATTGAATTAATGATCAATTTTGGTGACAAGGTCATGGCTGAAGGGCACGCCCTGAATGACCTTAATACAGAACACCCCTTGGTCCGCAACCTGTTTGAACGAGCCGCTTTTAATTGGGCGGATACAAACATAGCGTTGTCTCCTCAAGCTTTTGACAAAATGGAAGAGCGGAGTGACAGGATTACAAAAGTCCAAGAACATTACGAACAGGATCCTCTTAACCGCGCCGCCTATGACCTGCGGGGGATTAGATTGACCGACGCCAGGTCGGAACGGCTATTGGATGAGGCGTTGGCCGCTTTTGACTCGAATAATCAGACTTTGTACCTGCAAAAAATAGGGGAGTTAAGAAGGCATACTACGCCGGTCGCGATCCCGGGGGAAAATCCCGGCCGTCCGCCGATTACTCCGCGGCCGATCACGCCAGCCGTGCCGCCTCCTCCGGCTCCGCCAGCTCCACAAACTCCCCCCCAGCCGGTTGGTTCAGGAATACGCTTGAATCCCAACAGGCATTATTAATGGCGGTTGCATTAGCGCTTAAAGTGTGGTAGTTTCTACCCATGTTTGAATTAATTAACGATTTCCACTGGCCGACTTTTTTTCTCACCATAACTTTTGTCATTATTGGGCTTAATATTTGGTACTTTATCGTCGCCAAGATCAACCAGCAGGTCGCTCAAAAACAGGTTGATAAAGTAGACAAAAGCCTAAATCAACTCCTAAAAAAAATGGGCGAAGAGAACAAGAAAATCAATGAGATTCTTGGCAAAAACACGCCAAAAAAGTAGCCTCCTCCTGCGCAAGTTTTACCCCATGGGATTCGATAAGTAAATAGAGATGCCTATTCAAGGAATTACCCCAAATTATTTTGATGATATCAAAAGCCGGGACGATATTGGCGTCCCCGGGGAGGCTCCATACATCCCCAACGGCGATGAACCGATAGAACCTCAAGAAACCGGCGATGCCGCTTCAGTTGATGGCTCTTCTTCCAGCAGTCAGCCTGGTTCCACCACCCCAATGAGCGGCAGTACTGATTCGGGTTATATTGAGAATACCGACGAATACAATAACGCGACCCAACACGCGTCGGATTCTTTGGACAATGCCGAAGCAACTCTTGATGAAATGTTCGCCGGCATTGATAACGAGTCATATACCAGTGACGCGGGAAATGGCTATCAGTCGGTTAACGGCGAAAAATTAGCCCAATTGTTAATATATCTTAATCTGTTAACAAACGCCCAGCTCGCTTTAAAAATGGTCCTTGACGCGCAAGATGAACATAGCAATAAACTTCGGGAGATCATGTACGAAGTCCAGCCGGAAGAAGGGGCCGATGAAGCGACCGCCAGCGCCAGGGAAAAGATGTTCAAGAACGCTAAGGAAAAGTTGAAGATAGTCCAGCAGTTTATCTCCAGCCTTTACAAAAAAGTCTACAATCACAACCTTCAGGTCTACCAGCAGAGGATGAGGGAGATCGAGCAGGAGAAAGAAGATCGCGCCTGGTATGACGACGTCGGCAACTATTTTTCCGGCGGCCAGCAGGATATCGATAACGAAAAGAAAAAGCTTGAAGCGACCCGGCAGTATGGGGACGCGGTTGGGGCCAATATGCGGGCGCTGGAAAGCGCTCTGCAGACCATGGCTATCGTTTTTGAGCAGATGAATACCCCGGAAGGGCGCCAAATGGGGAAACAGTTAGAGAGTATGGCGAAGCAGATCAGTTATATCATGGAAGGGGCAATAAGCCGTCGGCCAAACGCTGACTCTGATTATTACGATGGGG
This window of the Candidatus Margulisiibacteriota bacterium genome carries:
- the rpiB gene encoding ribose 5-phosphate isomerase B — encoded protein: MKIALASDHAGFAMKERVKQHFAEKGIEFKDFGANSEESVDYPDYAYPAARAVAKGEFDRGIFVCGSGVGVTIVANKVKGIRAVNANDVYTAKQSREHGDCNVLCLAGKRLPASEAMAIVDAWLETRFSGDERHLRRIRKIDQ
- a CDS encoding NDP-sugar synthase codes for the protein MKALIMAAGYGTRMEPLTLAVPKPMTPIVNLPTMQHNIELLKRWGFEDLTANIHYHPEQIENYFGDGYNFGVNLNYSYEEELLGTAGGVKRMGEEIARINEEFLVLSSDALTDVNLQRLVEFHKSKGALATIALARVDNVSEFGVVLHDEEGHITGFQEKPSQEEAKNDLVNTGIYVFEPEVLKMIPAGFFDFGKQLFPELISKKAPVYGYNMVEYWSDVGGLDKYIQSNYDAMKGLVQIRIPGNKKASSTWVGERERIDPSARFEGSVIIGDRCSIGKDVYIKDAVIGDKCVIRDGAVVTGSVLWSDVIVSSGSAVSDSVIGNFSYVGENVKVPSGSVIANRSVIRSGSTLQGSLHLKPNSII